From Pontibacillus yanchengensis, the proteins below share one genomic window:
- the trpA gene encoding tryptophan synthase subunit alpha yields MANKTVMSTFDQRLPKTENMFIPFIMSGDPTPDLSIELAYTLQESGADVLELGVPYSDPLADGPTIQQAAARAIEQGMTIQKAIQLIPEMRKRGVHIPIVLFTYCNPVLQYGMETLVKQLKENEADGLLVPDIPLEESEELKQHAEAHGIQLISLVAPNSEERIKRIAEQASGFLYCVSSLGVTGERAEMNPNISSFLEQVKRHSSVPVAVGFGISTNDQVRLMHEYADGVIVGSKIIKIIEGEQSALLKEETKVEGLQRVKGKISQLLNY; encoded by the coding sequence ATGGCGAATAAAACCGTAATGTCTACATTTGATCAACGATTACCAAAAACAGAAAACATGTTCATTCCCTTTATCATGAGTGGAGATCCAACCCCTGACCTTAGTATAGAATTAGCCTATACGTTGCAAGAAAGTGGAGCGGACGTGCTTGAACTAGGTGTTCCATATTCTGATCCTTTAGCTGATGGTCCTACCATTCAACAAGCTGCGGCTAGAGCAATTGAGCAAGGAATGACCATTCAAAAAGCGATTCAACTCATTCCAGAGATGCGAAAACGTGGTGTTCATATACCAATTGTGTTGTTCACGTACTGTAATCCTGTCCTTCAGTATGGGATGGAGACATTAGTAAAACAACTTAAAGAAAATGAAGCTGATGGGTTATTAGTACCGGATATTCCACTTGAAGAAAGTGAAGAACTGAAGCAACATGCAGAGGCTCATGGCATCCAGCTTATTTCCTTGGTTGCACCAAATTCTGAAGAGCGTATTAAGAGAATTGCAGAACAAGCTAGTGGTTTCTTGTATTGTGTATCTTCATTAGGTGTAACAGGTGAAAGGGCAGAAATGAACCCAAATATTTCATCCTTTTTGGAACAAGTGAAGCGTCATAGCTCCGTACCTGTAGCAGTAGGTTTTGGAATCTCTACCAACGATCAAGTTCGGCTCATGCACGAATATGCTGATGGTGTCATTGTAGGAAGTAAAATCATTAAGATTATTGAAGGTGAGCAATCAGCTCTTCTTAAAGAAGAAACAAAAGTTGAAGGACTTCAGCGAGTAAAAGGGAAGATTAGTCAATTGCTTAACTACTAG
- a CDS encoding anthranilate synthase component II: MILIIDNYDSFTYNLVQYIGEMHNDVTVRRNDEIDVDEVEFLEPEAIILSPGPCTPNEAGVCMDIVQTYAGRIPILGVCLGHQSIIQAFGGKITQVKELFHGKTSQIIHDGQTIYNQIPSPYTVGRYHSLIADEEDIPDCLTITSKTADGEIMGVRHVDFAIEGVQFHPESILTSHGKKLLKNFLEYYRVGEVMSVK, translated from the coding sequence ATGATTCTCATAATTGATAATTATGATTCCTTTACGTATAATCTTGTTCAATACATTGGCGAAATGCACAATGATGTTACAGTACGAAGAAATGATGAAATAGATGTGGATGAGGTTGAATTTCTTGAGCCAGAAGCGATTATTTTGTCACCAGGACCTTGTACACCAAACGAAGCAGGTGTTTGTATGGACATTGTCCAAACGTATGCAGGGAGGATTCCTATTTTAGGTGTTTGTTTAGGTCATCAATCTATTATCCAAGCTTTTGGTGGTAAGATTACTCAAGTGAAAGAATTATTTCATGGAAAGACATCGCAAATTATCCATGATGGCCAAACCATTTACAATCAAATTCCTTCTCCTTATACGGTAGGTCGATATCACTCTTTAATTGCCGACGAAGAGGATATACCAGATTGTCTCACCATCACATCGAAAACAGCAGATGGAGAAATTATGGGAGTTCGTCATGTTGACTTTGCAATAGAAGGTGTGCAATTTCACCCGGAATCTATCTTAACATCACATGGGAAAAAACTATTGAAAAACTTCCTAGAATATTATCGAGTGGGGGAAGTTATGTCAGTAAAATAA
- a CDS encoding DUF3139 domain-containing protein yields the protein MREKIRVWLLVTLMVLPLFTFGSLEVRELILEKQVMGYLVEERGYDQSDIKELITESREFAVETIVVFSDEPEVQYQYKSIKGKIHQSGYGLVTGFSKDMEQTNLIHLE from the coding sequence GTGCGCGAAAAAATACGGGTGTGGCTATTAGTTACCTTAATGGTATTGCCACTCTTTACATTTGGATCTTTAGAGGTGCGAGAACTAATTTTAGAAAAGCAAGTTATGGGCTACTTAGTTGAAGAACGTGGTTATGACCAGTCTGACATAAAAGAGTTGATTACAGAATCAAGAGAATTTGCTGTAGAAACCATAGTAGTCTTTAGTGATGAACCGGAAGTTCAGTACCAATATAAATCAATAAAAGGGAAGATCCATCAGAGCGGGTATGGGCTCGTAACAGGTTTCTCGAAAGATATGGAACAAACCAATCTTATACATCTTGAATGA
- a CDS encoding pseudouridine-5'-phosphate glycosidase, with product MKTLQVSNEIREAIIEQKPIVALESTIISHGLPYPDNKEVALRIHDIVREEGAVPATIAIINGQLKVGIDEEDIERLATEEGIVKTSLRDLPGVLTKRRTGSTTVATTSYAASQAGIRFFATGGIGGVHREFPNSMDVSNDLITLANSNICVVSAGIKSILDVPNTLEMFETLGVPVYGYETTRYPGFYTTDSGINVESITKEEAASLMRTKDHLTLDQSVHIAVPVPEEAAIDPDWMQSIILEALEEAKKQQITGKDITPFLLKTIHEKTNGQSVKANIALIKNNAKIAAQIASSYYNTN from the coding sequence ATGAAAACACTCCAAGTTAGTAACGAAATTCGTGAGGCTATCATAGAACAAAAACCTATTGTTGCACTTGAATCGACGATTATTTCACATGGTTTACCTTATCCAGACAATAAAGAGGTAGCGCTACGTATTCATGACATTGTTCGTGAAGAAGGGGCTGTGCCGGCTACGATTGCTATAATAAATGGCCAACTTAAAGTCGGAATCGATGAAGAGGATATTGAAAGGCTCGCAACCGAGGAAGGAATCGTTAAAACATCACTTCGTGACCTACCCGGTGTGTTAACAAAGCGCCGGACAGGCTCTACGACAGTAGCTACTACGTCTTATGCAGCAAGTCAAGCAGGCATCCGCTTTTTCGCTACAGGTGGTATAGGTGGTGTACATAGAGAATTTCCTAATTCAATGGATGTTTCAAATGATCTAATAACCCTTGCCAACAGTAATATTTGCGTCGTGTCTGCAGGTATTAAATCAATCTTAGACGTCCCAAATACACTTGAGATGTTTGAAACGTTAGGTGTTCCTGTATATGGATACGAAACGACACGTTACCCTGGCTTTTATACGACAGATAGTGGTATTAATGTTGAATCGATTACAAAGGAAGAGGCAGCTTCTTTAATGAGGACAAAAGATCATCTTACGTTAGATCAATCAGTGCATATCGCTGTACCAGTCCCTGAGGAAGCAGCCATTGATCCTGATTGGATGCAATCCATTATCCTTGAAGCCTTAGAGGAAGCAAAAAAGCAACAAATCACAGGAAAAGACATCACACCATTTCTCTTAAAAACGATACACGAAAAGACAAACGGCCAGAGTGTTAAGGCTAATATCGCCCTTATCAAAAATAACGCAAAAATCGCCGCTCAGATTGCCAGCAGTTATTATAATACCAATTAA
- the nikC gene encoding nickel transporter permease — protein MAQSSPAKVNDNSVVKERASSPWRDAWRNFSKNKVAIMGLVIVLFFILLAIIAPLIMPYDYAKTNLIDRLQGPSAEHWLGTDDFGRDILSRIIYGARISLWVGFSCVIGSVIVGCTLGILAGYYGKWVDIVISRIFDILLAFPSILLAIAIVAILGPDLQNALIAIAVINVPNFGRLIRSKVLSVKEEEYITAAKSVGMNDFRILFRHILPNSMTPIIVQGTLAIATAIIEVAALSFLGLGAQSPDVDWGKMLADSKQYLVQAPWTMIFPGLAIMLTVLGFNLMGDGLRDALDPKMKQ, from the coding sequence ATGGCACAATCTTCACCTGCGAAAGTGAATGATAATTCTGTTGTAAAAGAAAGAGCCTCCTCTCCGTGGCGTGATGCGTGGAGGAACTTTTCCAAAAATAAGGTCGCTATTATGGGACTAGTTATTGTGTTGTTCTTTATTCTTCTTGCGATCATAGCGCCGTTAATCATGCCTTACGATTATGCCAAAACCAATTTAATCGATCGACTACAAGGACCATCCGCTGAGCATTGGTTAGGAACGGATGATTTTGGAAGAGATATCCTTTCCCGCATTATCTATGGAGCTCGTATTTCCCTTTGGGTTGGTTTTTCTTGCGTAATTGGGTCTGTCATCGTAGGCTGTACACTGGGCATACTGGCAGGTTATTACGGTAAATGGGTTGATATTGTCATTTCACGTATTTTTGATATCCTTCTAGCATTTCCAAGTATTTTGTTAGCGATTGCTATCGTAGCCATATTAGGCCCTGACTTACAAAATGCCCTGATTGCAATAGCTGTTATCAACGTTCCAAACTTTGGTCGTTTAATTCGATCCAAAGTACTAAGTGTAAAAGAAGAAGAATATATTACCGCAGCTAAATCTGTTGGCATGAACGATTTTAGAATCTTATTTCGACACATCCTACCTAACAGCATGACTCCTATCATTGTACAAGGCACACTAGCCATTGCCACTGCCATTATTGAAGTGGCTGCACTAAGTTTCCTCGGCTTAGGGGCTCAGTCACCTGACGTTGATTGGGGAAAAATGCTTGCCGATTCGAAGCAGTATCTTGTACAGGCTCCATGGACCATGATCTTCCCTGGTTTAGCGATTATGCTTACCGTGTTAGGGTTCAATTTAATGGGCGATGGACTTCGAGATGCACTGGATCCGAAGATGAAACAATAA
- a CDS encoding ABC transporter permease, whose translation MFAYTIRRLFMLIPVLIGMSILVFSIIYLIPGNPAQIILGQRATVEAIAQVEQQLGLDQPWYIQYFDYVGGLLQGDLGTSIKTKVPISDEIYPYLAATMELTIVAIIIAIVVGVNAGIISAWLHNSWFDYIAMIFALIGVSMPIFWLGLMEQYIFSVQLEWLPSTGRYDASTVITPITHLYLVDTLLQGNIAHFWDVSKHLILPGLALATIPMAIIARITRSSMLEVMRSDFIRTARAKGLNNFWVVYKHSLKNAVIPVLTVIGLQTGLLLGGAILTETIFGWPGIGRYIYDAINYRDYPVIQSGILLVATIFVMINLIVDLLYAAIDPRITYN comes from the coding sequence TTGTTTGCTTATACCATACGTCGTCTCTTTATGTTAATTCCCGTCCTGATTGGGATGAGTATTCTCGTCTTCTCCATCATTTATTTAATTCCTGGTAATCCTGCACAAATTATATTGGGGCAGCGTGCAACAGTCGAGGCCATAGCACAAGTCGAACAACAGCTCGGACTCGATCAACCTTGGTACATCCAGTATTTTGATTATGTTGGTGGGCTTTTACAAGGTGATTTAGGTACGTCTATTAAAACAAAAGTTCCGATTAGTGATGAGATTTATCCCTATCTGGCAGCCACTATGGAATTAACCATTGTAGCGATAATTATTGCGATTGTGGTTGGTGTAAATGCTGGTATTATCAGTGCATGGCTTCATAATTCTTGGTTTGATTATATCGCAATGATTTTTGCTTTGATTGGTGTTTCGATGCCAATTTTTTGGTTGGGATTAATGGAACAGTACATCTTTTCTGTACAGCTTGAGTGGCTACCTTCCACTGGTCGATATGATGCTTCAACTGTCATCACCCCCATCACCCACTTGTATTTGGTGGACACTTTACTTCAAGGAAACATTGCTCACTTCTGGGATGTAAGTAAGCATTTAATCTTACCTGGTCTAGCTCTCGCCACCATTCCTATGGCAATCATTGCACGAATCACTCGTTCTTCTATGCTTGAAGTGATGCGATCTGATTTTATTCGAACAGCTCGCGCTAAAGGTTTGAATAACTTTTGGGTCGTGTACAAGCACTCGCTTAAAAATGCTGTCATCCCTGTATTAACCGTCATCGGACTTCAAACAGGCTTACTACTTGGTGGAGCGATATTAACAGAAACCATTTTTGGTTGGCCTGGTATTGGTCGATATATCTATGACGCCATCAATTATCGAGATTACCCGGTGATACAGTCGGGCATCCTGCTCGTTGCAACCATTTTTGTGATGATTAACTTGATTGTCGATTTGCTCTACGCAGCTATCGACCCTCGTATTACGTATAATTAA
- a CDS encoding ABC transporter substrate-binding protein — translation MTKRFGLLALLFLLLLSVAVVGCSDKSEEDQEETTTENSEDQTEDTNEEEMNTDNSDDTSMKDTLIYARGGDSTALDPITTTEGETFRVTENIFETLLNYEDTNTQLVPGLAKEWTVSDDGLTYTFTLEEGVMFHDGTDFNADAVVFNFERWMNGDSEQFPYYTMFGGFKGDEGHVIKEVKAVDEFTVEFSLNRPQAPFLKNLAMTPFGMASPDAVEKHGDKFTENPVGTGPFQFTEWKRNERIVLEKNANYRKEGLPKLNKVIYTVIPENSARLNALMTGEVDLIDGVNPSDVERIESDPNLQIMERPSMNVGYMAFTMNRDTPMAAEQKVRQALSHAVPKEQIIEAFYGGLAEPAKTVMPPSIEGYNDDIEDYEYDVEKAKSLLAEAGFEDGFEFDLWYMPVPRPYIPEGQKIAEVLQQSFAEIGVTANLQTADWGTYLEKASKGDFDAFLLGWTGDNGDPDNFIYTLLDKDSIGSNNYAYYSNDELHEVLIEAQTITDQDKRNELYKQAQEMVHADAPWIPLVHSTPVVAAKKEVNGYIPHPTGSEAVTNVEFK, via the coding sequence ATGACAAAACGCTTTGGATTACTCGCTTTACTCTTTTTGCTTCTCCTTTCCGTTGCTGTAGTCGGATGTAGTGACAAGTCCGAGGAAGATCAAGAGGAGACAACTACAGAAAACTCAGAAGACCAAACAGAGGATACCAATGAAGAAGAGATGAACACAGATAACAGCGATGATACTTCTATGAAGGACACGTTAATCTATGCTCGTGGTGGAGACTCCACAGCTCTTGATCCAATCACGACTACGGAGGGCGAGACATTTCGTGTGACAGAGAATATTTTTGAAACACTTTTGAATTATGAAGACACGAATACACAACTTGTGCCAGGATTAGCGAAAGAATGGACCGTTTCTGATGATGGATTAACGTACACATTCACATTAGAGGAAGGCGTCATGTTCCATGATGGGACTGATTTTAATGCTGATGCCGTTGTATTCAACTTTGAACGCTGGATGAATGGAGATTCGGAGCAGTTCCCGTATTATACAATGTTTGGTGGCTTCAAAGGTGATGAAGGCCACGTTATTAAAGAGGTAAAAGCGGTGGATGAGTTTACAGTAGAATTTTCCTTAAATCGCCCACAAGCACCATTCTTAAAAAATCTAGCGATGACACCATTTGGTATGGCGAGTCCCGATGCTGTTGAAAAACACGGGGATAAATTCACAGAAAATCCGGTAGGTACTGGACCATTCCAGTTTACGGAATGGAAACGAAACGAACGCATCGTTTTGGAGAAGAATGCAAACTATCGGAAAGAAGGTCTTCCAAAGCTAAACAAAGTTATTTATACCGTTATCCCTGAAAACTCTGCTCGCTTAAATGCACTAATGACAGGTGAGGTCGATTTAATTGATGGAGTTAATCCTTCTGATGTAGAACGTATCGAATCGGATCCGAATCTACAAATCATGGAACGCCCATCCATGAACGTTGGCTATATGGCGTTTACGATGAATCGCGATACCCCGATGGCTGCCGAGCAAAAAGTACGTCAGGCTCTAAGTCATGCAGTACCTAAAGAGCAAATTATTGAAGCTTTTTATGGTGGATTGGCAGAACCAGCTAAAACAGTAATGCCTCCTAGTATCGAAGGCTACAATGATGATATTGAAGACTATGAATATGATGTGGAGAAAGCCAAATCCCTTCTTGCTGAAGCAGGCTTTGAAGATGGTTTTGAATTCGACCTATGGTATATGCCAGTTCCGCGTCCATATATTCCAGAAGGGCAGAAAATTGCCGAAGTTCTCCAGCAAAGCTTCGCTGAAATTGGCGTGACGGCTAACTTACAAACAGCTGACTGGGGCACGTATCTAGAAAAAGCAAGTAAAGGTGACTTTGACGCCTTCCTACTTGGATGGACAGGTGACAATGGTGATCCTGATAATTTCATTTACACGCTTTTAGATAAAGACAGCATTGGTAGCAACAACTATGCGTATTACTCCAACGACGAATTACACGAGGTATTGATTGAAGCACAAACCATCACAGACCAAGACAAACGTAATGAACTATACAAACAAGCTCAAGAAATGGTTCATGCTGATGCTCCTTGGATTCCATTAGTACACTCAACACCTGTTGTAGCTGCCAAGAAAGAAGTTAACGGCTACATTCCGCACCCTACCGGATCAGAAGCTGTGACCAACGTAGAATTTAAGTAG
- a CDS encoding ABC transporter ATP-binding protein produces MNPPLLQVNQLKKYFPITGGILARKIGEVKAVDDVSFSVNQGETLGLVGESGCGKSTTGRVLLRLLEATEGEVLFEGHSITKLSSKQMKKLRKEMQLIFQDPYASLNPRHTVEKILEEPLIVHGIKNKQERKERIQDMLSVVGLASYHASRYPHQFSGGQRQRIGIARALMTHPKLIIADEPVSALDVSIQSQVLNLLKDLQHKFDLTYIFIAHDLGVVRHISDRVGVMYLGRLVELTASDALYREPLHPYTKSLLSSVPIPDPNLPLNDDELLTGEMPSPSNPPEGCAFHTRCKECMDICKTTRPSFKEIKPDHYVACHLYNDDKAHS; encoded by the coding sequence ATGAATCCACCATTACTACAAGTTAATCAACTAAAAAAGTACTTTCCAATCACCGGTGGCATATTAGCCAGAAAAATTGGTGAAGTGAAAGCTGTAGATGACGTATCGTTTTCCGTGAATCAAGGGGAAACACTAGGGTTAGTCGGCGAAAGTGGCTGCGGCAAATCCACAACAGGAAGAGTGTTATTACGACTTCTTGAAGCGACGGAGGGGGAAGTATTGTTTGAAGGTCACTCCATTACCAAACTCTCTTCCAAGCAGATGAAAAAATTGCGCAAGGAAATGCAGCTTATTTTCCAAGATCCCTACGCTTCTCTAAATCCACGCCACACTGTTGAAAAAATTCTAGAAGAACCGTTAATAGTTCATGGCATAAAAAATAAACAAGAACGAAAGGAACGAATTCAAGATATGCTTTCGGTTGTCGGACTTGCCTCCTATCATGCTTCTCGTTATCCCCATCAGTTCAGTGGTGGCCAGCGGCAACGAATTGGAATCGCTCGTGCATTGATGACACATCCAAAATTAATCATCGCCGATGAACCCGTCTCTGCTTTAGATGTATCGATTCAATCTCAAGTATTGAATTTACTGAAAGATTTACAACACAAGTTCGACTTAACGTATATTTTCATTGCACACGATTTAGGGGTTGTTCGTCATATTAGTGATCGTGTTGGCGTAATGTATTTAGGGAGGTTGGTCGAGCTAACCGCTAGTGATGCGTTATATAGAGAACCACTTCATCCCTATACGAAATCCCTACTCTCTTCCGTACCTATCCCGGATCCAAACCTACCATTAAATGATGATGAATTGCTAACAGGAGAGATGCCCAGCCCTTCTAATCCACCTGAAGGATGTGCATTCCATACTCGTTGCAAAGAATGCATGGACATTTGTAAGACGACTCGACCGAGCTTTAAGGAAATCAAACCAGATCATTATGTTGCTTGTCATCTATACAACGATGACAAAGCTCATTCATGA
- a CDS encoding ABC transporter ATP-binding protein has translation MSDSHSHPVLDIKGLRTSFYTDDGEIPAVDHIDVHIHKGEILGIVGESGCGKSVTSLSIMGLIPSPPGRIIGGNILFNGENLLDASEKRMRSIRGNEIAMIFQEPMTSLNPLFKIGNQLIEALRTHRKWSQAKYKERAIEMLNLVGLPRAEDLLNAYPHQLSGGMRQRVMIAMAMICDPKLLIADEPTTALDVTIQKQILRLMKKLNKTMNTSIMLITHDLGVVAEVCDRIAVMYAGKIVEQSDVKTIFSDPKHPYTKGLLASVPDIRSKTSRLFSIPGNVPKPGSIKKGCRFAERCQYAMDHCFEKDPDLYSFNDGEHQVRCFLYEKEGESAHESTITTS, from the coding sequence ATGTCTGATTCACATTCCCATCCGGTCTTAGACATAAAAGGGCTTAGGACATCCTTTTATACTGATGATGGTGAAATTCCAGCTGTCGATCATATAGACGTTCACATTCACAAAGGTGAAATACTCGGCATTGTAGGAGAATCTGGGTGTGGGAAAAGTGTTACTTCCCTTTCTATCATGGGACTCATCCCTTCCCCACCTGGACGTATTATCGGTGGAAACATTCTATTTAATGGGGAGAATTTACTTGATGCTTCTGAAAAACGAATGCGGTCGATTCGTGGAAATGAAATAGCGATGATTTTTCAAGAGCCTATGACCTCTTTGAACCCGTTATTCAAGATTGGCAATCAACTCATTGAAGCGCTTCGCACTCACCGAAAATGGAGCCAAGCGAAATACAAAGAACGAGCAATTGAAATGCTAAACCTTGTAGGCCTCCCACGTGCTGAAGATTTGTTAAATGCCTATCCTCACCAATTATCCGGTGGTATGCGTCAGCGTGTGATGATTGCCATGGCGATGATTTGTGATCCCAAACTATTAATTGCAGATGAACCAACGACAGCCTTGGATGTCACTATTCAAAAACAAATCCTGAGATTAATGAAGAAGTTAAATAAGACAATGAACACTTCCATTATGCTCATTACACACGATTTAGGTGTCGTTGCGGAAGTGTGTGATCGCATTGCCGTTATGTACGCTGGAAAGATTGTCGAACAGAGTGATGTAAAAACCATTTTCTCTGATCCGAAACATCCTTATACAAAAGGACTGTTAGCTTCCGTACCTGATATCCGTTCAAAAACGAGCCGTTTGTTCTCCATTCCAGGTAATGTGCCAAAACCAGGTTCCATTAAAAAGGGATGCCGTTTCGCAGAACGTTGTCAGTATGCAATGGATCATTGTTTTGAAAAGGACCCTGATTTGTATTCCTTTAACGATGGCGAGCATCAGGTGCGCTGTTTTCTATATGAAAAAGAAGGTGAGTCTGCTCATGAATCCACCATTACTACAAGTTAA
- a CDS encoding SDR family NAD(P)-dependent oxidoreductase: protein MKPTALITGASSGLGYEFARLFAANGYNLIVTARNEVKLQELQNELEHVDVTIVPKDLSQPHSAEELYKELDSKDIHVNVLVNNAGFGLTGSFDKLSLQEQQDMMQVNMTTLTDLTYWFLPEMKKLANKGEPAGILNVASTAAFQPGPGMSVYYASKAYVLSFSEGLAGELKGTGVNITTLCPGATETNFFKTARGEKMKLAASAMSASVVAKAGFEGFQKGQRIIIPGRSNAVGAVLAKFLPSSITAKIAKNLNSTDS, encoded by the coding sequence TTGAAACCAACTGCTCTTATTACGGGTGCATCTAGTGGATTAGGTTATGAATTTGCTCGTCTATTTGCTGCTAATGGATATAATCTAATCGTAACAGCTCGAAATGAAGTGAAATTACAAGAGCTACAAAATGAACTAGAACATGTGGACGTAACAATTGTACCGAAAGATCTCTCTCAACCCCATTCTGCAGAAGAACTGTACAAGGAGCTGGATAGTAAAGATATACATGTTAACGTTCTAGTTAATAATGCTGGATTTGGGTTAACCGGTTCATTTGATAAGCTTTCCCTACAGGAACAGCAAGACATGATGCAAGTGAATATGACCACATTAACGGATCTTACGTATTGGTTCTTACCTGAGATGAAAAAGCTCGCTAATAAAGGAGAACCGGCTGGTATATTAAACGTTGCAAGTACAGCTGCGTTCCAGCCTGGGCCAGGCATGTCTGTCTATTATGCATCTAAAGCCTACGTCCTCTCCTTCTCAGAAGGTCTTGCCGGGGAACTAAAAGGGACAGGAGTTAACATCACCACACTATGCCCTGGAGCAACTGAAACGAACTTCTTTAAGACAGCTCGTGGTGAAAAAATGAAACTCGCCGCTTCGGCAATGAGTGCTTCCGTCGTAGCTAAAGCTGGGTTTGAAGGCTTTCAAAAAGGCCAACGCATTATCATCCCAGGAAGATCAAACGCTGTTGGAGCCGTCCTAGCAAAGTTCCTTCCAAGTTCTATCACAGCTAAAATCGCCAAAAATTTAAACAGTACAGATTCTTAA
- a CDS encoding NAD(P)-binding domain-containing protein encodes MNTNLPVAIIGGGPIGLAAAAQLSQQNQPFILFESGNQIGTNFLDYGHVRLFSPWKYNMDSAAKELLKMHAISLPDEERLPYGKEIVDDYLIPLASLPEMKPYIHVNSKVHAITRKGFDKVKTANREQAPFVIQVQKEHSNETYEARAVIDATGTWQNPNPVGAGGIRAEGEEETSNSIRYGIPDVLNTERKRYEGKKVVIVGSGHSAINTLLDLAELPDTELHWLLRKKDVRETYGGMEDDALPGRGALGTKIQELIDSGQVNVHTPMIVRSITQEDQTLTIHGEVNGDETTIEEVDEIVSTTGARPTFDFVRELRYTFDPTLESVPELAELIDPNIHSCGTVRAHGEKELRQPEPNFYIIGAKSYGRAPTFLLATGYEQARSVVAYLSGDFDRAKEVHLNLPETGVCNSGNLFNTKSSQGSCC; translated from the coding sequence ATGAATACAAATTTACCTGTAGCTATTATCGGTGGTGGTCCAATCGGACTCGCAGCTGCCGCTCAACTTAGCCAACAAAATCAACCGTTTATTCTGTTTGAATCTGGTAATCAAATAGGAACAAACTTCTTAGATTACGGCCATGTGAGACTCTTCTCTCCATGGAAGTACAATATGGATAGTGCGGCTAAAGAATTATTAAAAATGCATGCCATTTCTCTTCCAGATGAGGAAAGACTGCCTTACGGTAAAGAAATTGTGGATGATTACTTGATTCCACTAGCGAGCTTACCTGAAATGAAGCCATATATTCATGTGAACAGTAAGGTCCATGCGATTACCCGCAAAGGATTTGATAAAGTAAAAACGGCTAATCGTGAGCAAGCCCCTTTCGTTATTCAAGTCCAAAAAGAACATAGTAATGAAACGTATGAAGCTAGAGCAGTAATCGATGCAACAGGCACCTGGCAAAATCCAAACCCAGTTGGAGCTGGTGGCATTCGTGCGGAAGGTGAAGAGGAAACATCCAACTCTATTAGATATGGCATACCTGATGTTTTAAATACAGAACGCAAACGTTACGAAGGTAAAAAAGTAGTGATAGTGGGAAGTGGCCACTCCGCTATTAATACCTTACTCGATCTAGCAGAGCTTCCTGATACAGAGTTGCACTGGCTATTACGAAAAAAAGATGTACGTGAAACCTATGGTGGGATGGAAGATGATGCCCTGCCAGGTCGTGGTGCTTTGGGGACAAAAATCCAGGAACTCATAGATAGCGGTCAAGTGAATGTGCATACACCTATGATTGTACGGTCCATTACACAAGAGGATCAAACCTTAACCATACATGGGGAAGTAAACGGAGATGAAACGACAATAGAAGAAGTTGATGAAATAGTTTCGACTACAGGAGCCAGACCTACATTCGACTTTGTCCGTGAACTTCGTTATACATTTGATCCAACACTTGAATCAGTTCCGGAATTAGCAGAATTAATTGATCCGAACATTCATAGTTGCGGAACAGTGCGAGCTCATGGGGAAAAAGAACTTCGTCAGCCTGAGCCGAACTTTTATATTATCGGTGCGAAAAGTTACGGCAGAGCACCTACCTTTCTATTAGCCACTGGTTATGAACAGGCTCGTTCTGTTGTAGCCTATTTATCAGGTGATTTTGATCGTGCAAAAGAAGTTCACTTAAACCTTCCTGAAACAGGCGTATGTAATTCGGGGAATTTATTTAATACGAAGTCTTCACAAGGAAGTTGTTGTTAA